In Agromyces archimandritae, one genomic interval encodes:
- a CDS encoding extracellular solute-binding protein — MNRTRTVLGLVGVVTLTAALAGCSGGEGEANEGAIRVAYQKTATFTAMDELMHTAKKEYEAANPGRTVELVPIEAEQDQYFTKLALMNGSPDTAPDVIYEDTFQIRSDAAAGYLQPIDDYLADWDGWELYDEGSRQAGLGDDGKTYGVSLGTDTRGLYYNKDVFEAAGLPTDWAPKSWDDILDAARTIKKASPDVVPMNIYASNVLGEATSMQGFEMLLYGTEDELLDTDSNAWVTGSKGFLDALGFYETLAKEDLGPDPAAALDANWGTKVSTELLPAGGLGIALDGSWLPSQWIEGENEWPEWHDTLGFAAMPTQDGGGDGFTSMSGGWTLAMGANADDPQAAFDFIAQALTPENALFYHQEAGQIAVRSDVAENQEYLDYNASFEFFSSLVPYTHFRPATPDYSQISSNIPVATEAVFTGQATPAEAQEQYDSALVGIVGEENTQAG; from the coding sequence ATGAACAGAACACGGACGGTGCTCGGTCTGGTCGGGGTCGTCACCCTGACCGCCGCCCTCGCGGGCTGCTCCGGCGGCGAGGGCGAAGCGAACGAAGGCGCTATCCGCGTCGCGTACCAGAAGACCGCGACCTTCACCGCGATGGACGAGCTCATGCACACGGCCAAGAAGGAGTACGAGGCCGCGAACCCGGGCCGCACCGTCGAACTCGTCCCGATCGAAGCCGAGCAGGACCAGTACTTCACGAAGCTCGCGCTCATGAACGGGTCGCCCGACACGGCCCCCGACGTAATCTACGAGGACACCTTCCAGATCCGCTCCGACGCCGCGGCCGGCTACCTGCAGCCCATCGACGACTACCTCGCCGACTGGGACGGCTGGGAGCTCTACGACGAAGGCTCCAGGCAGGCGGGCCTCGGCGACGACGGCAAGACCTACGGGGTCTCGCTCGGCACCGACACCCGCGGCCTCTACTACAACAAGGACGTCTTCGAAGCGGCCGGGCTGCCGACCGACTGGGCGCCGAAGAGCTGGGACGACATCCTCGACGCGGCCCGCACCATCAAGAAAGCCTCCCCCGACGTCGTGCCGATGAACATCTACGCCTCGAACGTGCTCGGCGAGGCGACGTCGATGCAGGGCTTCGAGATGCTGCTCTACGGCACCGAGGACGAACTGCTCGACACCGACTCGAACGCATGGGTCACGGGATCGAAGGGCTTCCTCGACGCCCTCGGCTTCTACGAGACGCTCGCGAAGGAAGACCTCGGGCCCGATCCCGCCGCAGCCCTCGACGCCAACTGGGGCACGAAGGTGAGCACCGAGCTGCTGCCCGCCGGCGGCCTCGGGATCGCCCTCGACGGTTCCTGGCTGCCGAGCCAGTGGATCGAGGGCGAGAACGAATGGCCTGAGTGGCACGACACCCTCGGCTTCGCCGCGATGCCCACGCAGGACGGCGGCGGCGACGGCTTCACCTCGATGTCGGGCGGCTGGACGCTCGCGATGGGCGCCAACGCCGACGACCCCCAGGCCGCGTTCGACTTCATCGCCCAGGCCCTCACCCCCGAGAACGCCCTCTTCTACCACCAGGAGGCCGGGCAGATCGCCGTGCGTTCCGACGTCGCCGAGAACCAGGAGTACCTCGACTACAACGCGTCGTTCGAGTTCTTCTCCTCGCTCGTGCCGTACACGCACTTCCGCCCGGCCACCCCAGACTACTCGCAGATCTCCTCGAACATCCCGGTCGCGACCGAGGCCGTGTTCACCGGGCAGGCGACCCCGGCCGAGGCGCAGGAACAGTACGACTCGGCACTCGTCGGCATCGTCGGCGAGGAGAACACGCAGGCCGGCTGA
- a CDS encoding HigA family addiction module antitoxin: MSNSSTTTEADLIDPIHPGEILMEDFIEGFGITQNKLAVSIGVPPRRINEIVHRKRGITADTAIRLARYFGTSEEFWMNLQSNYELRIERRELRDKIAAITPLKVA; this comes from the coding sequence ATGTCGAACTCGTCGACTACCACTGAGGCCGACCTCATCGATCCGATCCACCCGGGAGAGATCCTGATGGAGGACTTCATCGAGGGTTTCGGGATCACGCAGAACAAGCTGGCGGTGTCGATCGGCGTTCCACCGCGGCGGATCAACGAGATCGTGCACCGCAAGCGGGGGATCACCGCTGATACGGCGATCCGTCTGGCGCGCTACTTCGGCACGTCCGAGGAGTTCTGGATGAACCTGCAGTCGAACTACGAACTGCGGATCGAACGACGAGAGCTGCGGGACAAGATCGCCGCGATCACGCCGCTGAAGGTCGCGTGA
- a CDS encoding type II toxin-antitoxin system RelE/ParE family toxin translates to MIRSFDDKDTERIWNEQYVKRVDRNVQRATLRKLEMIHAANDVEDLRIPPGNRLEQLTGNRRGQHCIRVNTQWRICFVWRNGGAEDVELVDYH, encoded by the coding sequence GTGATCAGATCGTTCGATGACAAGGACACCGAGCGCATCTGGAATGAGCAGTACGTCAAACGAGTCGATCGCAACGTGCAGCGGGCGACCCTGCGGAAGCTGGAGATGATCCATGCGGCCAATGATGTCGAGGACCTTCGGATCCCGCCGGGCAACCGCCTGGAGCAGCTGACCGGCAACCGACGCGGTCAGCACTGCATCCGCGTCAACACGCAATGGCGTATCTGCTTCGTCTGGAGAAACGGAGGTGCAGAAGATGTCGAACTCGTCGACTACCACTGA
- a CDS encoding dihydrofolate reductase family protein, whose product MSRQCLRLGLVDELHLDVAPVLLGDGISLFAGLGQRIELERLDTSAFASETHLRYRVLR is encoded by the coding sequence ATCTCACGGCAATGCCTGCGACTCGGCCTCGTCGACGAACTCCACCTGGATGTCGCCCCTGTCCTCCTGGGCGACGGCATCTCGCTGTTCGCGGGTCTGGGGCAGCGCATCGAACTCGAGCGACTCGACACCTCGGCTTTCGCGAGCGAAACCCATCTGCGCTACCGGGTGCTGCGGTAG
- a CDS encoding type II toxin-antitoxin system VapC family toxin, with amino-acid sequence MIVLDTNVISEIFRPSPEPRVVEWLASLTGDVAITAITLAELLAGVRRLPDGRRKDELAHGIEEAVALYRGSRSVLAFDTGAAERYAEVLASREAAGAPVSTADAQIAAICLAHGATCATRNVKDFQHTGVELVDPWNVNA; translated from the coding sequence ATGATCGTCCTCGACACGAACGTCATCTCGGAGATCTTTCGGCCCTCGCCGGAGCCTCGTGTCGTCGAGTGGCTCGCTTCGCTGACGGGCGACGTCGCGATCACCGCCATCACTCTCGCGGAGTTGCTTGCCGGTGTCCGAAGGCTCCCGGACGGCCGACGCAAAGACGAGCTGGCGCACGGGATCGAGGAAGCGGTAGCACTGTATCGGGGGAGCCGGTCGGTGCTCGCCTTCGATACTGGCGCGGCGGAGCGATACGCGGAGGTGCTCGCGTCGCGTGAGGCAGCAGGTGCGCCGGTCAGTACCGCCGACGCCCAGATCGCCGCGATCTGCCTGGCGCACGGGGCAACCTGCGCTACGCGCAATGTGAAGGATTTCCAGCACACCGGCGTCGAACTCGTGGACCCGTGGAATGTCAACGCGTGA
- a CDS encoding DMT family transporter, producing MSEHDTATRSFSKPLSASRRGLLWGLLGVAAFSFTMPFTRVAVEGGAMSPLFVGSGRAVIAALLAGSALLVTRQPPPRGRQWLQLAVVAGGAVIGFPLLTSFALTTAPASHGAVVVALLPAATAVVAVLRTGERPAASFWIAASLGAGAAVAFAVVQSGGLGGIRTPELLLFAAVVACAIGYAEGGLLSRALGSWQTISWALLLAAPLMIVLTGVAVVRDPPTGTMVEWSAFAYLAVVSMFLGFVAWYRGLAIGPMARVSQVQLTQPVMSILWAWLLLGEHIGWRTVAGGLAVVGCALLAVRARSRRAGRHPG from the coding sequence ATGTCGGAACACGATACCGCTACTCGCAGTTTCTCGAAACCGCTATCGGCGTCTCGACGGGGTCTGCTGTGGGGCCTGCTCGGCGTCGCCGCGTTCTCGTTCACGATGCCGTTCACCCGGGTCGCCGTCGAGGGCGGGGCCATGTCGCCGCTCTTCGTCGGCTCCGGCCGTGCCGTGATCGCGGCGCTGCTGGCCGGCTCGGCCCTGCTCGTCACACGCCAGCCGCCGCCGCGGGGCAGGCAGTGGCTGCAACTCGCCGTCGTCGCCGGCGGGGCGGTGATCGGCTTCCCGCTCCTGACTTCCTTCGCCTTGACGACCGCGCCCGCAAGCCACGGAGCGGTCGTGGTCGCCCTCCTGCCGGCGGCGACCGCCGTCGTCGCCGTGCTCCGCACCGGGGAACGGCCCGCCGCCTCCTTCTGGATCGCCGCCTCCCTGGGGGCGGGCGCGGCCGTCGCATTCGCCGTCGTCCAGAGCGGCGGACTCGGCGGCATCCGCACCCCGGAACTGCTGCTGTTCGCCGCCGTCGTCGCCTGCGCGATCGGCTACGCCGAAGGAGGCCTGCTCTCGCGGGCGCTGGGTTCCTGGCAGACGATCTCCTGGGCGCTCCTGCTCGCCGCACCCCTCATGATCGTGCTGACCGGCGTCGCCGTCGTCCGGGATCCGCCGACGGGCACGATGGTCGAATGGAGTGCGTTCGCCTACCTGGCGGTCGTCAGCATGTTCCTCGGCTTCGTCGCCTGGTACCGCGGCCTCGCCATCGGTCCGATGGCGAGGGTGAGCCAGGTGCAGCTCACCCAGCCGGTCATGAGCATCCTCTGGGCGTGGCTGCTGCTCGGCGAGCACATCGGGTGGCGGACCGTCGCCGGCGGCCTGGCCGTGGTCGGATGCGCGCTCCTCGCCGTGCGTGCGCGGAGCCGGCGCGCCGGGCGACACCCCGGGTAG
- a CDS encoding alpha-mannosidase: MHDRSALAEIRIDRFVRERLERAVHRDARPLRLEAWEAPGEPVAFEEAAGGAYRPIAVGDRWGRPWGTTWFRVRGEVPGTWRDDDGMLPAGTRAEVVVDLGFRAGQPGFQCEAMVWSTDGRPVRGIAPRNNAVVEAVAADGTVDVFIEGASNPDVGSLFTFDPTPVGDPATAGDEPIYTLRHVDLRLRDLEVAALLADTRALRGLVDQLDAGSPRRAEILIALERMVDAVDPHDVAGTAAAGRAALAPALARPAAASAHTLHAVGHAHIDSAWLWPVRETVRKVARTFSNVLSLMDEDPEFVFAASSAQQYAWIKETYPELFERIRARVAEDRFVPVGGMWVESDTNLPGGEALARQFVAGKGFFMREFGIDSPEVWLPDSFGYTGAFPQIARAAGARWFLTQKISWNETNRMPHHTFRWEGIDGTRLYTHFPPVDTYNSVVSAAELAHAERNFADKGVSGASLLPYGYGDGGGGPTREMTQAIARTGSLEGSPRVVHSTPRGFFETVEAEYPEPEVWVGELYLEFHRGTYTSQLAAKQGNRRSEHLLREAELWAATAAVRTGAEYPAERLARAWETVLLLQFHDILPGSSIAWVYRDAERSYAAVARELEDVIASSLRALAGEGERMLRVNAAPHARDGVAALGGGAVDGAALTMPEPHGDGWVLDNGIVRAVVDGRGLVVSAVDVATGREAVAPGEAAGLLQLHRDTPAQWDAWDVDVTHRSDVTDLDGVERIGVEGEEIVVTRAFGDSRATERISLARGSRVVSFAFDLDWHETQKLLKLVFPVDVHTDSAVSEIQFGHVERPTHTNTSWDAARFETVAQRWIRVAEPDFGISIVNDSTYGHDVTRHGRPGGGTVSVVGLSLLRAALFPDPAQDQGEHSLRVGLAVGADMTETVVEGYRANLPVRLVEGVAVDRIDPIVEVDAPGVVVEAVKLAEDGSGDVVVRLYEALGVRAAARLTAGFAASGIHETDLLERELAPTALVESSVEAERATATLTLRPFQIVTLRFGR; encoded by the coding sequence ATGCACGACCGCTCAGCCCTCGCCGAGATCCGCATCGACCGCTTCGTCCGCGAACGACTCGAACGCGCGGTGCACCGCGACGCCCGGCCGCTCCGGCTGGAGGCCTGGGAGGCGCCCGGCGAGCCCGTCGCCTTCGAGGAGGCCGCCGGCGGCGCCTACCGGCCGATCGCGGTCGGGGATCGCTGGGGCCGCCCGTGGGGCACCACCTGGTTCCGGGTGCGGGGCGAAGTGCCCGGCACCTGGCGCGACGACGACGGGATGCTGCCGGCCGGCACCCGCGCCGAAGTCGTCGTCGACCTGGGCTTCAGGGCCGGCCAGCCCGGCTTCCAGTGCGAGGCGATGGTGTGGAGCACCGACGGCCGCCCGGTGCGCGGCATCGCCCCGCGCAATAACGCGGTCGTCGAGGCGGTCGCCGCCGACGGCACCGTCGACGTGTTCATCGAGGGCGCATCCAACCCCGATGTCGGCAGCCTCTTCACCTTCGACCCGACGCCCGTCGGCGACCCGGCCACCGCCGGCGACGAGCCGATCTACACGCTGCGGCACGTGGACCTCCGGCTCCGCGATCTCGAGGTCGCGGCCCTCCTCGCCGACACGCGTGCGCTTCGGGGCCTCGTCGACCAATTGGACGCCGGGTCGCCGCGCCGCGCCGAGATCCTCATCGCCCTCGAACGCATGGTCGACGCCGTCGACCCGCACGACGTCGCCGGCACCGCCGCGGCCGGGCGTGCGGCGCTCGCCCCGGCCCTCGCACGCCCCGCCGCGGCGAGCGCGCACACCCTGCACGCCGTCGGCCACGCGCACATCGACTCCGCCTGGCTGTGGCCGGTGCGGGAGACGGTGCGGAAGGTCGCCCGCACCTTCTCGAACGTGCTCTCGCTCATGGACGAGGATCCGGAGTTCGTCTTCGCAGCCTCCTCGGCGCAGCAGTACGCGTGGATCAAGGAGACGTATCCGGAACTGTTCGAACGCATCCGCGCACGCGTCGCCGAGGACCGTTTCGTGCCGGTCGGCGGGATGTGGGTCGAGTCCGACACGAACCTGCCGGGCGGCGAGGCGCTCGCACGCCAGTTCGTCGCAGGCAAGGGCTTCTTCATGCGCGAGTTCGGGATCGACTCGCCCGAGGTGTGGCTGCCGGATTCCTTCGGGTACACGGGCGCGTTCCCGCAGATCGCCCGGGCGGCCGGCGCCCGCTGGTTCCTCACGCAGAAGATCTCGTGGAACGAGACGAACCGGATGCCGCACCACACCTTCCGTTGGGAGGGCATCGACGGCACACGGCTGTACACGCATTTCCCGCCCGTGGACACCTACAACTCGGTGGTGTCGGCGGCCGAGCTCGCCCATGCGGAACGCAACTTCGCCGATAAAGGGGTGAGCGGTGCTTCGCTGCTGCCGTACGGGTACGGCGACGGCGGCGGGGGCCCGACGCGCGAGATGACGCAGGCGATCGCCCGCACGGGTTCGCTCGAGGGCTCGCCGCGGGTGGTGCACAGCACCCCGCGCGGCTTCTTCGAGACCGTGGAGGCCGAGTACCCCGAGCCGGAGGTGTGGGTCGGCGAGCTGTATCTCGAGTTCCACCGCGGCACCTACACGAGCCAGCTCGCGGCCAAACAGGGCAACCGTCGCAGCGAGCACCTGCTGCGCGAGGCCGAGCTGTGGGCGGCGACGGCGGCCGTGCGCACGGGCGCCGAGTACCCGGCCGAGCGCCTCGCACGCGCCTGGGAGACGGTGCTGCTGCTGCAGTTCCACGACATCCTGCCCGGCTCGTCGATCGCCTGGGTGTACCGGGATGCCGAGCGGAGCTACGCCGCAGTCGCCCGCGAGCTGGAGGACGTCATCGCGTCGAGCCTGCGTGCGCTCGCCGGCGAGGGTGAGCGGATGCTGCGGGTCAATGCCGCGCCGCATGCCCGCGACGGGGTGGCGGCGCTCGGCGGCGGTGCCGTCGACGGGGCCGCCCTCACCATGCCGGAGCCGCACGGCGACGGGTGGGTGCTGGACAACGGCATCGTCCGTGCCGTCGTCGACGGCCGCGGGCTCGTCGTCTCGGCCGTCGACGTCGCCACCGGGCGCGAGGCGGTCGCACCGGGCGAGGCGGCCGGGCTGCTGCAGCTGCACCGGGATACGCCGGCGCAGTGGGATGCGTGGGATGTCGATGTGACGCACCGTTCCGACGTCACCGATCTCGACGGGGTGGAGCGCATCGGCGTCGAGGGCGAGGAGATCGTCGTGACGCGCGCGTTCGGCGATTCGCGGGCGACCGAGCGCATCTCGCTGGCCCGTGGCTCCCGGGTGGTGTCGTTCGCCTTCGACCTCGACTGGCATGAGACGCAGAAGCTGCTGAAGCTCGTCTTCCCGGTCGACGTGCACACCGATTCGGCGGTCTCCGAGATCCAGTTCGGCCATGTGGAGCGCCCAACGCACACGAACACCTCGTGGGATGCGGCTCGTTTCGAGACGGTCGCGCAGCGGTGGATCCGCGTCGCCGAGCCCGACTTCGGCATCTCCATCGTGAACGACTCCACCTACGGCCACGATGTCACCCGGCACGGCCGCCCGGGCGGCGGCACGGTGAGCGTCGTCGGGCTCTCGCTGCTCCGCGCCGCGCTCTTCCCCGACCCCGCCCAGGACCAGGGCGAGCATTCCCTGCGCGTCGGGCTCGCGGTCGGCGCCGACATGACCGAGACGGTCGTGGAGGGCTACCGGGCGAACCTGCCGGTCCGCCTCGTCGAGGGTGTCGCTGTGGACCGGATCGATCCGATCGTCGAGGTGGATGCGCCGGGCGTCGTCGTCGAGGCCGTCAAGCTCGCCGAGGACGGCAGCGGCGATGTGGTCGTCCGCCTCTACGAGGCGCTCGGGGTGCGGGCCGCTGCGCGGCTCACCGCCGGATTCGCGGCGAGCGGCATCCACGAGACGGATCTGCTGGAGCGCGAGCTCGCCCCCACCGCCCTCGTCGAGAGTTCGGTCGAGGCCGAGCGGGCGACGGCGACGCTCACGCTGCGACCGTTCCAGATCGTGACGCTGCGCTTCGGGCGATGA
- a CDS encoding FitA-like ribbon-helix-helix domain-containing protein, producing MSSIIVRGLDDHVKEQLASQAKEHGRSMEAEVRDILTKAARRPHIGMALLAVARDVGGADELPIPTRDDVARAADFE from the coding sequence GTGTCATCCATCATCGTGCGTGGTCTCGATGACCACGTGAAGGAACAGCTCGCATCGCAGGCGAAGGAGCACGGGCGGTCCATGGAGGCCGAGGTTCGAGACATCCTGACGAAGGCCGCTCGACGGCCGCACATCGGCATGGCTCTTCTGGCCGTGGCGCGGGATGTCGGTGGGGCCGATGAGCTGCCGATTCCGACGCGCGATGATGTCGCACGGGCGGCGGACTTCGAATGA
- a CDS encoding carbohydrate ABC transporter permease: MTAVAPRGTVARGRGPAPRPRPAGRTLTRLLPLLPAVLLLAAFMLGPIVYSLYGSLTDRAMTGPRAANPQFIGLDNYAELFASADFWNSLWLTVVFILASAVIGQNVLGMALAVLLRSSVKPLRSIVGGLVVLAWVLPEIVAAFALYAFFSTDGTLNVMLGWLGLEGTSWLYSFPLATVIIANIWRGTAFSMMVYNAALAEVPPELTEAATIDGAGAWQRFTRVTLPVIRRSISTNLLLTTLQTLGVFTLIWVMTGGGPGTQSSTLPVLAYQEAFKFAQLGYGTAIATVTLLIGAAFSVVYIRILKPEVD, translated from the coding sequence ATGACCGCCGTCGCCCCGCGCGGCACGGTCGCCCGCGGCCGGGGGCCAGCCCCCCGGCCGCGGCCCGCCGGCCGCACCCTCACTCGGCTCCTGCCGCTGCTGCCGGCCGTCCTGCTGCTCGCGGCCTTCATGCTCGGCCCCATCGTCTACTCGCTCTACGGTTCCCTGACCGACCGGGCGATGACCGGCCCGCGCGCCGCGAACCCGCAGTTCATCGGCCTCGACAACTACGCGGAGCTGTTCGCCTCGGCCGACTTCTGGAACTCGCTGTGGCTCACGGTCGTGTTCATCCTGGCCTCGGCGGTGATCGGCCAGAACGTGCTCGGCATGGCCCTGGCCGTGCTGCTGCGCAGCTCCGTGAAACCGCTGCGATCCATCGTCGGCGGCCTCGTCGTGCTCGCCTGGGTGCTGCCCGAGATCGTCGCGGCCTTCGCCCTCTACGCGTTCTTCTCCACCGACGGCACCCTGAACGTCATGCTCGGCTGGCTCGGCCTCGAAGGCACCAGCTGGCTCTACTCCTTCCCGCTCGCGACGGTGATCATCGCGAACATCTGGCGCGGCACCGCGTTCTCGATGATGGTCTACAACGCCGCCCTCGCCGAAGTACCGCCCGAGCTCACCGAAGCCGCCACCATCGACGGCGCCGGCGCCTGGCAGCGCTTCACCCGGGTGACGCTGCCCGTGATCCGCCGATCCATCTCGACGAACCTGCTGCTGACGACGCTGCAGACCCTCGGCGTCTTCACCCTCATCTGGGTGATGACCGGCGGCGGACCCGGCACGCAGTCCTCGACCCTGCCGGTGCTCGCCTACCAGGAGGCGTTCAAGTTCGCGCAGCTCGGCTACGGCACCGCCATCGCGACCGTCACCCTCCTCATCGGCGCCGCCTTCTCGGTCGTCTACATCAGGATCCTGAAGCCGGAGGTCGACTGA
- a CDS encoding PLP-dependent aminotransferase family protein, which produces MSYGSSERIASALREWIAAAPPGARLPSTRSIAAQFGAGPVTVQKALGTLVGQGLTESRPGVGTFVRAIRTARPHDYGWQTAALGSPPNRIPGRASALRTTPNDVIALHSGYPDKELLPERLVRAAFARVARSDAVVSRPPAPGMPELQSWFASELGASMRVDLAPPSASDVVVLPGSQSGLSTLFRTLVGPGRPLLIESPSYWGAILAAAQVGVGLVPIPAGPNGPDPGDLDRAFSQTGARAFYAQPNFANPTGARWTAELGDRVRRIVEEHGAFLIEDDWAHDFGIDVDAAPLAAHDDSGHIVYLRSLTKSLSPAVRVAGLIARGPARDRILADVRAQTMYVSGALQAVALDVVTQPAWRTHLRSLRRQLAARRDLLVDALRDHAPAAHLESIPDGGLNLWLRLPDGTDPHRLARECEAQGVVIATGDDWFPAEPTGPYLRLNYSGPNPGAFPEAARVIGRALEPGVPRA; this is translated from the coding sequence ATGTCCTACGGTAGCAGTGAGCGGATCGCGTCCGCACTCCGCGAGTGGATCGCCGCCGCTCCTCCTGGCGCACGGCTGCCCTCGACGCGCTCGATCGCCGCGCAGTTCGGCGCCGGCCCCGTGACCGTGCAGAAGGCCCTCGGCACGCTCGTCGGGCAGGGCCTCACCGAATCGCGACCCGGCGTCGGAACCTTCGTCCGCGCGATCCGCACCGCCCGCCCCCATGACTACGGCTGGCAAACGGCGGCGCTCGGCTCGCCGCCGAACCGCATCCCGGGCCGGGCGTCGGCGCTCCGCACGACCCCGAACGATGTGATCGCCCTCCACTCCGGCTACCCCGACAAGGAACTCCTGCCGGAACGGCTGGTGCGGGCCGCCTTCGCCCGGGTCGCCCGCAGCGATGCCGTGGTGAGCCGCCCGCCGGCGCCCGGCATGCCCGAACTGCAGTCCTGGTTCGCGTCGGAGCTCGGCGCGAGCATGCGCGTCGACCTCGCCCCGCCGTCCGCGAGCGACGTCGTGGTCCTCCCGGGCAGCCAGAGCGGCCTCAGCACCCTCTTCCGAACCCTCGTCGGGCCGGGGCGGCCCCTGCTCATCGAGTCGCCGAGTTACTGGGGTGCGATCCTCGCCGCCGCCCAGGTCGGAGTCGGCCTCGTCCCGATCCCCGCCGGGCCGAACGGACCGGATCCGGGCGACCTCGACCGGGCCTTCTCGCAGACCGGGGCGCGCGCGTTCTACGCGCAGCCGAACTTCGCGAATCCGACCGGCGCCCGCTGGACGGCCGAGCTCGGCGACCGTGTGCGCCGGATCGTCGAGGAGCACGGCGCGTTCCTCATCGAGGACGACTGGGCGCACGACTTCGGCATAGACGTCGATGCCGCACCGCTCGCCGCCCACGACGACAGCGGCCACATCGTCTACCTGCGCTCGCTCACCAAGAGCCTGTCTCCGGCGGTCCGCGTCGCCGGGCTTATCGCGAGGGGCCCCGCACGCGACCGCATCCTCGCCGACGTCCGCGCGCAGACGATGTACGTCAGCGGCGCGCTGCAGGCGGTCGCCCTCGACGTCGTGACCCAGCCCGCCTGGCGCACGCACCTGCGATCCCTCCGCCGGCAGCTCGCCGCGCGTCGGGACCTGCTCGTCGACGCCCTCCGCGATCACGCGCCGGCCGCCCATCTCGAGTCGATACCCGACGGAGGCCTGAACCTGTGGCTGCGACTGCCGGACGGAACGGATCCGCACCGGCTCGCCCGCGAGTGCGAGGCCCAGGGCGTCGTCATCGCCACCGGCGACGACTGGTTCCCCGCCGAACCCACCGGCCCCTACCTCCGCCTGAACTACTCCGGCCCGAACCCCGGCGCGTTCCCCGAAGCCGCCCGTGTCATCGGCCGCGCCCTCGAACCGGGCGTTCCGCGGGCATGA
- a CDS encoding carbohydrate ABC transporter permease, giving the protein MSDRTSTISIVTRTPPIAVHRARRAKPVSVASPRRGAHTLLSSVILAAVGILFLIPLLWIAFASFDGDPTVSMRLPETWTLDNYAKVMTWQLTWQPLLNSIAISLGTAVITVVVGVLAAYPLSRYRMRFQRSFMYGILFGTGLPITAMMVPVYALFVSLKLLDSTWGVIVFMAATSLPMAIWMLKNFMDSVPISLEEAAWVDGASSMQALRRIVLPLMRPGLAVVFIFVFTGAWGNFFVPFVLLFTAEKFPAAVSIFNFFGQYGSIAYGQLAAYSVLYATPMILLYVIVQRLSGGAFALAGSVKG; this is encoded by the coding sequence ATGAGCGACCGCACCTCGACCATCAGCATCGTCACCCGGACACCGCCCATCGCCGTGCACCGGGCGCGCCGAGCCAAGCCGGTCAGCGTCGCCTCCCCGCGACGCGGCGCGCACACCCTGCTGTCGTCCGTCATCCTCGCGGCCGTCGGCATCCTGTTCCTCATCCCCCTGCTATGGATCGCCTTCGCCTCATTCGACGGCGACCCCACCGTCTCGATGCGCCTGCCCGAGACCTGGACGCTGGACAACTACGCGAAGGTCATGACCTGGCAGCTGACCTGGCAGCCACTGCTGAACTCGATCGCGATCTCGCTCGGCACCGCGGTCATCACCGTCGTCGTCGGCGTGCTGGCCGCTTACCCGCTCTCGCGGTACCGGATGCGCTTCCAGCGCTCGTTCATGTACGGCATCCTGTTCGGCACCGGCCTGCCGATCACCGCGATGATGGTGCCCGTCTACGCCCTCTTCGTCTCGCTGAAGCTGCTCGATTCGACCTGGGGCGTCATCGTGTTCATGGCGGCCACCTCGCTGCCGATGGCGATCTGGATGCTGAAGAATTTCATGGATTCCGTGCCGATCTCCCTCGAAGAGGCCGCCTGGGTCGACGGAGCGAGCTCGATGCAGGCGCTCCGCCGTATCGTGCTGCCGCTCATGCGGCCGGGCCTGGCCGTCGTGTTCATCTTCGTGTTCACCGGGGCGTGGGGGAACTTCTTCGTGCCGTTCGTGCTGCTGTTCACCGCCGAGAAGTTCCCCGCGGCCGTGTCGATCTTCAACTTCTTCGGGCAGTACGGATCCATCGCCTACGGCCAGCTCGCCGCGTACTCGGTGTTGTACGCGACCCCCATGATCCTGCTCTACGTCATCGTCCAGCGGCTCTCCGGCGGCGCGTTCGCGCTCGCCGGCTCCGTCAAGGGCTGA
- a CDS encoding VOC family protein, whose protein sequence is MRLHHVQVSMPRGEEDEARRFYGDALGLQEVQKPPSLAGRGGCWFRAFDGGAVVAEIHLGVDDPFIPARKAHPGLVCGSLDELEATAARIERGGYELSWAERDTFEGYVRFHARDGFGNRIEVLTPAE, encoded by the coding sequence ATGAGACTCCACCATGTTCAGGTTTCCATGCCGCGTGGCGAAGAGGACGAGGCGCGTCGCTTCTACGGAGACGCGCTCGGCTTGCAGGAAGTGCAGAAGCCGCCGTCCCTGGCCGGCCGCGGTGGATGCTGGTTCCGCGCCTTCGACGGGGGAGCCGTCGTCGCAGAGATCCACCTCGGGGTCGATGACCCGTTCATCCCGGCGCGGAAGGCGCACCCGGGTCTGGTCTGCGGGTCGCTGGATGAGCTCGAAGCGACGGCCGCACGCATCGAACGCGGCGGCTACGAGCTCTCCTGGGCGGAGCGGGACACGTTCGAGGGGTACGTCCGATTCCACGCTCGGGACGGCTTCGGCAACAGGATCGAAGTGCTCACGCCTGCGGAATAG